In one window of Porites lutea chromosome 8, jaPorLute2.1, whole genome shotgun sequence DNA:
- the LOC140945482 gene encoding uncharacterized protein yields the protein MALLRAGYTVIEMWECEWDKLVATDEAVQRFLTSFDLAAPLEPRDAFFGGRTGAVALHAVAGENEEIRYVDVTSLYPWVNKNCPYPIGHPKIITQPVDQSLASYFGVATVDILPPAGLFHPVLPVRCGQKLTFPLCRACVQTEQAQPMLTRTQYCPHSDADRTLRGTWCTPELVKAVEKGYTLIKIHEVWHFPPEQRQTGLFAEYVNTWLKLKQESAGWPSWCQTLEQKREYIHRYQEREGIRLDIASIAKNPGRKATAKLMLNSFWGKFGERINKPTTVTVQNPAHLFSLVSDAALDLSTLRLCTDDILEAVYTSVQDNAVKGTKTNIFVAAFTTCHARLKLYESLDTLQQQVLYYDTDSVVYKWRPGQPSIATGDFLGDMTDELDGDVITEFVSGGAKNYGYTTRGGKVVCKVRGFTLNVRGSAILNFHTMKENILSELDSPQDTRRNLNIVNPYHFTRDLEKKHIQVVPRVKQYGLVFDKRVLQAATRSSYPYGYERIGDELDLLLDL from the coding sequence ATGGCCCTGCTCCGAGCGGGTTACACGGTGATCGAAATGTGGGAGTGTGAGTGGGACAAGTTGGTGGCCACGGATGAAGCTGTCCAACGTTTCTTGACGTCATTTGATTTGGCGGCACCCTTGGAACCCCGTGATGCTTTTTTTGGGGGTCGCACTGGTGCGGTGGCGTTGCATGCCGTGGCTGGGGAGAATGAAGAGATACGTTATGTGGATGTGACCTCCCTGTACCCGTGGGTGAATAAGAACTGCCCTTACCCTATCGGTCATCCCAAGATCATCACCCAACCTGTCGACCAGTCCCTGGCGTCCTATTTTGGTGTGGCGACGGTGGATATTCTACCTCCCGCTGGTCTATTCCACCCGGTCTTGCCTGTACGCTGTGGCCAAAAACTCACGTTTCCTCTATGCCGTGCCTGTGTCCAGACAGAGCAAGCCCAACCTATGTTGACTAGAACCCAGTATTGCCCTCATTCGGATGCCGATCGTACACTACGTGGGACCTGGTGTACGCCCGAATTGGTCAAAGCGGTGGAAAAGGGATACACCCTGATCAAGATCCATGAAGTCTGGCATTTTCCCCCTGAGCAACGCCAAACGGGTCTTTTCGCTGAGTACGTGAACACTTGGCTCAAACTCAAACAAGAATCCGCGGGGTGGCCCAGTTGGTGTCAGACCCTCGAGCAAAAACGCGAGTACATTCATCGCTACCAGGAACGGGAGGGGATCCGACTGGACATTGCCAGCATTGCCAAAAACCCTGGTCGTAAGGCCACCGCCAAACTCATGTTGAATAGTTTTTGGGGCAAGTTTGGTGAGCGGATCAACAAACCCACCACCGTCACCGTTCAAAACCCCGCCCATTTGTTCAGCCTCGTTTCCGACGCCGCTCTCGATCTCAGTACGCTCCGCCTCTGTACCGACGATATTTTGGAAGCCGTCTACACCAGTGTCCAAGACAATGCCGTCAAAGGCACCAAGACCAACATCTTTGTGGCGGCGTTTACCACGTGTCATGCTCGACTCAAGCTCTATGAGTCCCTGGACACTCTCCAGCAGCAAGTGCTTTATTATGATACCGACAGTGTCGTGTACAAGTGGCGTCCCGGTCAACCCAGCATTGCCACTGGGGATTTTCTAGGCGACATGACGGATGAATTGGATGGGGACGTTATCACCGAGTTCGTTTCGGGGGGCgccaagaattatgggtacacGACCCGTGGAGGTAAAGTGGTGTGCAAGGTCCGCGGTTTCACGCTGAACGTCCGGGGGTCGGCCATCCTCAATTTTCATACCATGAAAGAGAACATTCTCTCGGAATTAGACTCGCCTCAGGACACTCGCCGAAATTTGAACATTGTCAACCCCTATCATTTCACACGGGATTTGGAAAAGAAACACATTCAAGTGGTTCCGCGCGTGAAGCAGTATGGGTTGGTGTTTGACAAGCGCGTCCTCCAGGCGGCTACCCGATCCAGTTATCCCTATGGCTACGAGAGGATTGGGGACGAATTGGATCTTCTATTAGATTTGTAA
- the LOC140945483 gene encoding uncharacterized protein, whose protein sequence is MIRQPSSVIIAGPSGSGKSELVEQWLRDLNVFQIPPKKIVYAYDRWQPRFERMQKKEGIQFHRGLPDPRHLTQWFGRTRGGVLVLDDLMEEGGQDKRVLDLFTKDSHHRNITVLYLTQDLFPPGKFAKTINRNAHYIVAFKNPRDQTGIRTILLQAFPERWRQVLRLFKRITSRPFGYLMLDVHPASDDRYRLWSHLTRREGKAQVHTLPVDVPAVRKRTATRTRPGPSAKRRRTTY, encoded by the coding sequence TAGTGTGATTATCGCGGGCCCCTCGGGCAGCGGCAAGAGCGAGTTAGTGGAACAATGGTTACGAGACCTGAACGTGTTTCAAATCCCACCCAAGAAGATCGTCTACGCGTACGACCGATGGCAACCCCGGTTTGAGCGTATGCAAAAGAAAGAGGGAATTCAGTTTCATCGCGGGTTACCGGACCCCCGTCATTTAACCCAATGGTTTGGCCGGACGCGCGGTGGCGTGCTGGTCTTGGACGATCTGATGGAAGAAGGGGGACAGgacaaacgcgtgttggatTTGTTCACCAAAGATTCCCATCATCGCAACATTACCGTGTTGTATTTGACGCAAGATTTATTCCCACCGGGTAAATTTGCCAAGACCATTAATCGCAACGCGCATTACATTGTGGCCTTCAAGAACCCTCGGGATCAAACGGGCATACGCACTATTTTACTGCAAGCCTTTCCCGAACGATGGCGTCAAGTCTTGCGCCTATTTAAACGCATCACGTCCCGTCCCTTTGGCTATTTGATGTTGGATGTGCATCCCGCCTCGGATGATCGGTACCGCCTGTGGAGTCATTTAACGCGCCGAGAAGGCAAGGCGCAAGTCCATACCCTGCCCGTGGATGTCCCTGCCGTTCGAAAACGAACTGCAACGAGAACTCGCCCGGGTCCGTCGGcaaagagaaggcggacaacGTACTGA